From Populus alba chromosome 16, ASM523922v2, whole genome shotgun sequence:
CCCCTAAAACCCTTGGAAGCTCACTGTTATTTTGTTTAGGTATGGGAGGAATGGACcaactttttattgttttgaccCCAATAGCAAACCACTTTGTCATAAACCTATTCTTggcccttcaattttttttcccatgtttttttttaaacatgaaatttcgaaatttgtaaaaaaacgTTTGTTTTTTCATCGAAGAATCAATCTATGAGTAGTATAATCCTTAAAAGGGTTCTATTCCATAGAAGTTGAAACATTGcagtttcaaaaaatataaggttttgtttttatcaatgaacggtaaaatccttaaaaggattcTATTTAgaacttcataaaaataaaatacaaatcgtGTAAGCAAGGGGAATGGGTCAAAGCcaaatttaccttttttttttttgaatttttaaattgaggatTAGGCCATGTTGCTAGGTTTGGATCCCAAATCACTATCTTATGTCCTAGAAACCTTTACCCCTTGCAATTAACACAAGCATAGTTTAGGCAAAACCTTAGCATACAAGTACaataagtatattttatttttaaaaatgaacatgaaacaacttaccttaggtagatTTTAGAGtgatttaatcttttatttaatataactAGTCCTTTACCTACAACCTTTAAAAaactagttagggtttttaattatcataaaactaGGTGgcaacttctttttatttttatttttacctttttacATAATAGCTTCACCGAGATATCCCCTGTGAAAAATTGTcttcctcaatgtcttaagaaATAGGTTAGTTCACACAATAAGACCATTTATAATTGTCTGATGTGTATCATAAAGTTGTTTGGTGGTGTTAATACTAatactgtaaaatatttttttttgtttccatttACCCATTAGATTATGGAATGTTTCAAACTTCTATATATGAGATCATAATCTGTTACAAGTGCATTTGTGTTATAAAcatattgtaataaaaaatgaattttggtttGATGATGCATGAGACCTTTGCTAGAATTGAAATATGGTCCTTATTGATACTTTAGAACTACTATGTTGCATTATGGACATTTAAATACATTAACAAAGACCCTAAGAGTGAGCTGGGTCAAGGAAGGTGCTGCAAATATGGTATTTCTTTGCAAACATTGAAACTTTATAGTTTTCTATGTACGAAGTTTAAAACTTTGATTCAATCCAGCAAACTCCAATGCTACACCAACTTTGTGTGCTTCTTAATGTCATTTCCACATATTGaagaaacttttgtttttttaattatgggtTTTGGTTGTTgtcattttgatatttgatacttaattcttttttgtattttggatatttgaattatatttgtcaatttgagcctttaaattgtgatttgccttttggattaattaaaatttgtgtTGAAATTGAGGCAGACTTAAATTCAGCAAGCTGAATCAGTTTCGCAAACATATAGACATCAGGTTCCATTTCCTCCATGAGCTCACCAAAGATGGTATTGTTAAGATGGTTCACTGTAATACACGAGCAAATAGCAGACATAATGACCAAGCCTTTGAAACTGGACATgttcataaaattaagaagTCTGATGGGGGTCTGCATATTTCCAGGCATAAACTAAGGCGTAAACTAAGTGCTTTTATTAGCACATAGTTTAAGAGAGGATGTTAGAGTCTGTTTCTAGTTGATCAAGTCTTTAGTACATCATTGACCTAGTGGGTTGACAACTCAGGTTCTTCAGgccacaacaaaacaatccACTCCCTCCCTAGAATAAGAAAAAGCACCAGCATCCATCCAGTACTACGCTGTCCCACAAAACCAAACACAAGCACAAGCATGAATACCAACTCTCTCTAGTTTATCTGGACTGACATATATGTTTCTCATCTTTTGCCTTCCAATGTTCTGCTTCCTATCAGGTGAATTTAGAACCCTAGCTTCCCCAAACTTGTTTTCAGCGCATTGAATCGCGAGTGcaagttaattaaaaagagTAGCAAATAGCAATGAGCATGGAGGCAGCGCAGAAAAAAACCCCTGCACAGATTGTCAGATTAGACATTGCCTTCAAAATGGTAACGAAAtccttctcttttcatttttttttttttatactatagtTCTGCTTATATTTATGTGTGATTTTCCCCCTTTCTTCCCTTACACTGGCCAGTTTTTCAACACCCTAGAAAGCATAAGAGAGAGACAGGCTTCAATGCTGTGATTCAATTATTAGTAACTATGACGTTACCAATTTCATGTTGCTGTTTATGGGAAATATTTGAACGTGTAGAGCAGTCCACTATAGTCAGAGAAACAGAAACCCCATATATTCCATGAATCATAAGGTTTGGTGATGATTTAGTAACCCTATCCTGTTCATAAGAAAATAGCAAATGACATTGTAGATTAAGGAAGAAGTGGAGTATAGTTAGAATGAAACATTGACTTTCAATCTAGTGGAAGTGCAGCAGAAATTTCACCTCCTTTGTGGTTTgttcttccttttgtttcttaACATTGCTGTGTGCAGGCTGGACAATGGGTCAATAACATGAGCAAGGCTGTAGAAGATGAACCAGCAGAAGTAGAATCAGAGGGCCGGCCTTCTAGGTAGTATAGCCATCTTTACATTTTCAATAGAGGATTTTGCTGCGTTATTATAAGCTGTATTTAAGAAATCTTTGCATGTTTTTCTTAGGCTCGGACTTGGTGCAAAAGAAGTTCCACGCCATTCTAAAGCTAGACTATCAAATGACCCTGTTGAAAGGAGGTTATATGCCAAGTTGGAAGCCGGGAAGAGAAGAGCTGCTAAACTTATTGAGGATTCCATTGTACCAGCTAGAGATTGTAACGAGGATGATGACAGTGATGGAGAATTAGAAAGCAGAACCAGTACATTTGCAAAGAAGAGACCTGGTCCTCAAGTACAATCTCTACAAGTTAAGAAGAAACAGAAGTAACTTGTAAGATCAAATGTAACGTTTGTGTTTTGTATCTGTTAAATCATTTGTCATGTGCAAATTTGATGGCTGCATATGTTTCCCCCCCTTCAACTTAGAGAATTATCATAGCATCCTTTTGAAATCTCATGATCTTTGATTAGTGTAGCAAGCTGTAGGACTTGGTAGGTGGGAATCCTTCTTAGCTTAACATGATCACTAGAATCTGTATAGTAGCTTGATAGGAATTGGTGTGAGATATTATTGGCTGTGGACAATTTAAAaacggatttttttttttttatatagaaaatgaaaCTTGAATTCTCAAATAACAGATAGGATATATTTGCTAATTCCTAAATTGTCCAAATCCACCAAGTTCAGCTGCTTTTGAAGACGATAATGATGCCTTTTGTGGTACCGGGGAAATGGGAATTTACAGCAACCTTGTCTGGTTTATTGGGGTGAAAAAAGGTTAGAGCATGCACGATGCGATAATCCAGAGAATAGCAGCTATTCTGCTTTGGAACATCCTTTTATagtgtggttgaaattgaatgtTGATAGCAGCTCGTTTGCTGACCAAGGGCGTCCTCCTGGGGTGGGAGGTTTGGTATGAGACCGAACGGGGAAACTGGATTCAAGGCTTCTCGGTCTCCAAGGGATAACTTCGAAAGAGGGCTTTTAGACGGACAGAGTTCTGCATGCTCTAAGGGAGAGTAACCATTGTGCTGGTTTTATAGCTGGTGTTGGATCTAGCAATCGAGGAATGGAGATTGGGAAGTCAGAAGTGAGAGGGTCTGGATATCCGGCAAGTTTGGGATAGTCTCCTAATGTTTATGGATTCATCTTGGAGAGTTGCTGCTATGGGGATAGCCTTCAGATGTCCCTAGTTTCAGTTCTACTTAATCTGAAgtactaagaaaaataaagaaaagaagcgAGAGAAGCTTATGGTGGCTGGTGTGGCCTTGAATATTTAACTCCCGCACTTGCTGTTCAATCATCACTCTTAATCTTGCAGCAAGGATCGAGGACAGTTGGAACATTGAGTTCCTTGATGCCTGGTCTCCTTATGGTCTATCCATAGTAATTCAAGCGACATGTATTATGGGCACTATGCCTGGGTTTGCTTCTTTGCCCGTTTTCATCATACTACTTGGCTACTTGCAACCACAAATAAGAATTACATGAAGTCCTTTACCTCAAGATAGTTGTTTGCGTCGCTCCCCCATGGCACCAAACGGCCAACAACTAGAAGAGTTATAACTGGGCTGGAGCTTGAGAAATTAGTTAGTATAGTTTGAGAAGAACAGGAACTTGATTCTTTGATAAAAGCAAGCCTAAATCCAGTTCTTATTGCTTTGCCTCTGAAATCTTTAAGTTTGGGTGGAAGACATCTCAAGGACGTGAAAAAGAGTTTTGAATGTTAGTAAATATTGACACTCGCAAGATGGATCGATCAAGTCTTCGAAAGTTAAAACGAGTGCTAACCAATTTAGGAAAGGCAAAAGGAAACAGAAGGCAGAATtttaagagagaagaagaaatccGAGTGAATAATCGTGCATAACTGTTTGATCTTCAAATGTGACTGTTCCATTTATATGAATTAACAATTTGATTCTCTGATGGACCTTTCTAGCGTTATCTTCCATTCAACTAATGATGCTTTTCGCCTTCTCTTGGTTCTTTTGAGTCCTCTTCTACTCTCTCACTTACTAGTTCCTTCTGACCCAAAATCCCCACTTTCTTACAGGCTGCTTAACATTGTTTTCATCCATTCAGTACTTCCCTCTCTTCAAAACTTCTCCCTCAATCTTTTCATTCAATGAGTTCTTAATTTCCAAATTGTGTTACTGTCCATTACAAATATATATCCATGGGAGCTTCAAAACACATTAAGATATAcaaaaatttctttaatataGAATGTTGATTACAGCTTTAAGCACAAGTTAATAGCTATTCTGCTACTGTAGCATTTGCAGTTTTTGATTGTGTTTGCAAGATCATTTCAAATCGATGAATTAACTTCTGGGTGTCCTCAGTCAACGTCATAGTGGAAACCTTGGattcctaacaaaaaaaaatatattgtttatgaAATCTACAAGGCTCACATGATCCGAGGAGCCCATGATCCAAGAGATCCTTTTCAAGTTACTAAATATAGCTAGTATCTCCTGGTAGACATTCTCTTTTAAGAAACACCACATTTCTACAGTTATGACACTAGCATGTGATGTGTTCTTGCTTGCTTCTTTTTGTGAAGAAATGAGGAAATGTTTcggaaaaataaaagacaagggAAGATAAGGAAACACCTTTTGGCTCCAGGATTGATTCTTATCGTCGGTCTCAGTTCAAACTTTAcaaacttgtttttcttttttattacaaagGAAAGGCTCTCGAACACGAGATCTCCtgggaagaagagaagaaccCTACTGTCTGTTGAGCTACATGCTCATTGTCTTTACAAACTTGTTTAATTAACCGAGCGAGAGATATAGCTTTAAGTGGTGTTTGCCATTCAAGTATTGTGGCTTTTTGGGCGCTGTTTAAATTAAATGGCAGTCATCTGGCATTGATTGCCAAAGCAATAAATGGACGATGTGACAAGAAAAAagatcattaaaaagaaaagggaaaaatctGCTTATATCCAACCTTGTACATGCAGctcttatatatttatatctgtGCAATATTTGATCTTACTTCACAGGGGGAGGTTTTACTTGGAACGGGGACATTAACATGTACAAGATTAGGCTGTGGAGAAACACTTCGGGTGTCAGTTTGccaagttgatatttttttaatataggatgCCTGCTCTTCTAAGAAATCAAAGTCAGCCTCTCGAGGCATTTGCTTCCTCTACCACCCTCATATACACCAGTACAATTGTGCCACATGTACTAAACAGCGACACTGTGTATTAGCCTCCGGGGCTGTTACACACCACCAAAATCTTCCTTGACGGCACCGGATCCACTAAGCCTGCCTGTCTCATGTGCTTGAGTGCATACACATTTCCAAGACTTCCATTCCCTTAACAGTTGTGCACCTGAAACAAACTTAAGCCTCCATTCATTCTCTTGGGTTGCACTCAAATTTCCTATACTACTTTCTTAATTGCTTTCAAACTCAACAGGAGAGAGAAGCAGTGAAAGGTTAGGCAGTTTTATGAAGCCTATGAAGTTTGAAGCAATCTGGTATGGAGACAGGATGGAAGGAACATGCTGAGATATCACCAAGTTGTCCTCGGTGTGGTTCCTCAAATACTAAATTTTGTTATCACAACAACTACAGTTTAACACAACCGAGATACTTCTGCAAAGGTTGTAGAAGGTACTGGACTAAAGGAGGATCCCTGCGAAACGTGCCTGTTGGTGGTGGTTGCAGGAAGAATAGAAGAGGAAAGTCAATGAGGCTATCAACAGATGTTCACTCTAAGATTTCAGGTTATGGAGGCTTGTCTAATAACTCTATTAGACATCCATTTAGCCATAAAGGAATTTCCTCCATGGAGTCCTCTAGCTCATCCATGATTCCTGATGGTTCTCATATTGATCTCGCACTTGTTTATGCAAAGTTCTTGAATCCACAGCAAGATTCCAAGAGTGGTTTTAAAGTGCCTGAATTTAGAAGCGAGTTTGATCCATCTCTCGGATTCCCTACCATTCCGAACATGTATTTGGAATCAAGTGCTCAATTACCGGAAGAAAATGGTCTTGCTGGATCCCTCACCATCTCTGACTTCTCGACAGAAGTTCCTTCAAGTGACAATGATCACTTGATGTACTACTATACTCTAGACTCAGCCCACAAGCACCAAGATCACCAAGATAGGACTCAACAATGTACAAGTCATGAAACAAGCAGCTTCCACTTGCCACCATTGCCAGGACAAGACACAGTCTCTCAAGAGATACTTTGGTCAAATTCTCACATGATGATGGATAATCATAGCCTGGAAATGTCTCAACAACCAGTTCTTGGACCTGACACTCAAGATCCTAATCTATTATTTGGGAACTGGAGTCCCTTTGACATGTCTAGCGATGATACTTTCTCAAGGTCTTGATAAAATGTGTTACTTCATTGCCTTTTTCCCTTGCTATACATGCATATCACTGTATAGAACCCGGAATAATCTACATATACAAATAAGTATATGTTACCCGTGTTTATAATGGCACCTGTAATATACAAATAAGTATATGTTACCCGTGTTTATAATGGCACATGTAATATACAAATAAGTATATGTTACCCGTGTTTATAATGGCACCTGTAACTGGGCTTTGTTTACTCCACTCACGGAAGTAACTATATATTGAAGCTTCAAAAATGTTGCTCTCAGTTAGagatgtttcttcttcttcttcttcttcttcctctctgtttttttttttttttttaaataaattaaaagaagagtCTCGTCATTTTGTCAGCACAACTCCTTGGTGTTTTACCTTGATTCTACTCAACTAAACGTATGTTAATTCCAAACTAATTGAGGTCGACTACATGGGTTTATTTTCTTCTGTGATCAATTCTTTTACAAGATTGAACTGCATGTACAAGTGTAAATTGATGTGGGACTAGCTATTTCTTTACCATTTAGATTCAGTTATTATTACAATAAGATCAAGGAATTGATATTTCAATAGGAAGCCAAACAAGTATCAATTTCAAGTGTTTCTGATACATGAAAGATTTTTAATCTAGAAAATTACATTTACCATCTTgtaatttggtttaattttaattactggctataatttcaaaaaattatactttatatcTTGGATctacaaaaaattttaaatcaaaaaaataaccaaactacccttgcatatcaaattaaaaaatcaaccaaacaaCATATCAATCTTCTCTCTCTTTAGTGAGGAAAACCTTCCTCTTTGGCCAATATGATTAATCTCGatgaaattatatgtttttttgggGTGGGTGGAATGGTTCAACTATAATGTTTTCaccttttttaagattttaatcaaTAGCTGTTGTAACAATTGGAGTTTGAATATTTGTTGGTATTTTGATTAGTTTGTCAAGGTCTTCggcaggattttttttttttttttagctagggattgaatttgatttgtttagaGCAAATTTGAAAGAGTTAGaatttataattagttttttttttttttttttttatcaatttggtGAACATGATCTTAAAGACAACATTTGGATTTTGTGGTACCAGAGAAGTTGAACTTTCATGTTTAAGcaatttaaattcttgaatTACAAGTATATGTAGGTTGTTAAGTTTCAATTActttgttatttaaattattgtctTTTTTGGATTTGGTGGAGTGGGATTTGTCAATCTAGTTGAGTTTCAATGTGATTGTCAATAATTAAGGTAGCTGGAACTTGCAAACATAATGATTACTGAGTTTTAAACTTTtagttgtttttgtgtttttactaCAATGCTAGACATGAAAGTGTCAATCACCTTAAGTTAATGTTAATGTGTATTTGAAAGGGTAATTTGACtattaattatgataaaaacaTGAAGTATAAGGAATTGAATCAAGGTTTCATTATGTaagtaaataatttaattatagaaaggtgataaataaaaagaaaatcaaaagaaaaatttagtgaTCAATTTGAGGTGGTCAGGACTCCTAAAAAATGAATCTTATTGTGAAATTTTTCATATACATACTCAACCTAATTCTAAGCTAAATAGATGTTTCACCTGAGATTTAaggttttaaatttcaatttgaatcCAACTAAACCTATGATATTGACATAGTCAATGTTGACCATTTCCTTCTTAACTGATGTGCTGTGatcatttccttttaattaCCAAACGCTAACATATAGCTGTGATGATCCAGGTGTCAAAATCTTTCCACTTACATAATCTCTGTCATTATATGAGTATTATCCCAACAACCTTATTCTCGAAGCTtcaatttgttgttgttgttttttttttttttttttcaaaatataagtgtattaaatatcaaaataaaacaaagctgcgaatcagcaaatcatctgtACATGCATTTACATATACATGGAACAAACTCCATAAAGATAGAGGAAATAAAACCCCAAACAAAGCAGCCTAGTTCAGTCAGCTTGAGTAAAGCAAAGCAGAACATAAACCATAACAAGGAAAGGCCAGCATGGCCAACAAAGTAGAAAAAAAGGCTAGGGGAACAGGCTCCCactaagccaaaaaaaaaaaccaacaaaatcaaGCCAGCTAGAACCAGCCATCAAGCAAGAGAGAAGCAAGGCCAAAATAGCTAGGACCACCATAAGAggcaaacaaataaaagaaactagCTTTAAACCGTGGACACAAGCAGAAGCTCAACAATGCAAAATATATGGGAGCCATCCAAACATCAGTGGAAAACCCAAAAGCATTCCAACAACAGTGGAGCATCCAAACATTTACAAGCATGAAGACCCCATAACAGAGCCTACACAAAACAACAAAGCCAACAACAAATCCAAATACCACCCAACCAAAAACATCCAGTAGGACCAGAAACCTTATAGAAACAGTTGAACCAACTAACTAAAAGAGACTAGAGATAAATACAAGTATAAAACAATTAGCAAAGAAAACTCCCTGCAAATTGAAAACCACAATACAAGtagctaaaaaatatatgaaggaGCAATATCATCAGAACTGCTCATTGACATGGGAACTACAACAATGCCTTTGTGTTTTTGCTTCTCTAGAAGAATCGCATCAGAGGTGGTAGCTGCCCTGCTTCTCATTAGATATTGCCTTCTTAGAGCCTTTATAGTAGGAGTATCTCCTTCTTCAGAAATGTGCACAAAGTTCAGCGTAGTAGATTGCTTGGTACCGGTGGCAGTAATCTTGGATCGTTTGCATCCAAGGGATTGGGTTTTCAGGTTATCAACTATACCAGTTTTTGTGTATATAGGGTTTACATGAGGATCAGCAGGAGGGCCTACATAGTAAGGATGTTGTTTCTCAACAGCAGTAGTATCCTCAAAAGGAATTCTAGTAACAAAATTGGTAGCAACTGCATAAGGTCATTTTTTCCTCTTGGGACTAAGCCCCCTGTTGCATGCATTTGCAGAATGACCTATAACCCGACACCTCTTACAAAACCTGGGGAGGAAATCATAAGTGACCTATTGAGAGAAAGGCGTGCCATTGGGCAAGACAACTTGGATTGCATTTGGTAACTCTTGTAACAAATCAACCTCAATCATTATCCTAGCATAAAAGAGCCTAGACATATTTGCAGTGGGAATGTCACAATGTATTGGTTTCCCTATAATACTGGCAAGTTTGAAAAGACACAAAGGAGTCCAACATCGCATAGGCAAGTTGGGAAGCTTTACCCAGGTTGGTAGCTTAGTCATATTAAAGGCTTGGAAATCAAAGAACTCAGGCATAATTTTCAAGATAAGGAGTCGGCCAAACATGAAGTAAGGAACAACACTCATGGTTTCTAGCATTTCCAGTTCAGAATGAAAAGCAAATATTAACCAACCAAAATCATGTATAGTGAATTTTGCTTTATGCTTACCAATGAAATGCAACAAGAGATGCATAGCCAGGAATTTCCCAGCTACGTACCTAATCAAGCAGAAACGCCACAAGGGGGTGGCATCTCCTAGGCCTGTCTCTTTTAGTTGACAGGATTCAGATAATGCGAAATTAGGAAAATGGATAAGAGGATGAGGCGATGGGTTTGAAGTACCTTTTGGGATATCTAAAGTAGGGCTTTTATAGCCTCTCGACAACAGCGTGGCTTGAGCCCTAGATGTTAAAATATGACCATCATTAGTGGGAGGAACACTGCGAGGAGGCTGAGAAGAAGAGCATTTTTTACCAGAAGGTGGTAGAGAAGGGGGGGACTAAAGATGAACCATCGAGTCGGGTTGCTAGAGCCCGGTGGAACATCTC
This genomic window contains:
- the LOC118050861 gene encoding uncharacterized protein; this encodes MSMEAAQKKTPAQIVRLDIAFKMAGQWVNNMSKAVEDEPAEVESEGRPSRLGLGAKEVPRHSKARLSNDPVERRLYAKLEAGKRRAAKLIEDSIVPARDCNEDDDSDGELESRTSTFAKKRPGPQVQSLQVKKKQK
- the LOC118050852 gene encoding dof zinc finger protein DOF3.5 — its product is METGWKEHAEISPSCPRCGSSNTKFCYHNNYSLTQPRYFCKGCRRYWTKGGSLRNVPVGGGCRKNRRGKSMRLSTDVHSKISGYGGLSNNSIRHPFSHKGISSMESSSSSMIPDGSHIDLALVYAKFLNPQQDSKSGFKVPEFRSEFDPSLGFPTIPNMYLESSAQLPEENGLAGSLTISDFSTEVPSSDNDHLMYYYTLDSAHKHQDHQDRTQQCTSHETSSFHLPPLPGQDTVSQEILWSNSHMMMDNHSLEMSQQPVLGPDTQDPNLLFGNWSPFDMSSDDTFSRS